From the Plectropomus leopardus isolate mb chromosome 18, YSFRI_Pleo_2.0, whole genome shotgun sequence genome, one window contains:
- the apoea gene encoding apolipoprotein Ea yields MRVFAVFLVLAGLAGCHSRSVPQEDLKSPWEVTVARFSDYYEDLNSKADVVVKDVKSSEIGRELDTLIQESMSELATYRDDLQTRLAPLTQDAAEKLGRDLQKLFDKLGDHMSEAREQAEKYTEELQAMMEQNADDVRVRVTAYTRKMKKRLNKDTQEIKRRVSEFFDELGTRSSNNMEELRQNFDPYFTQVRDNAQAKITTLNDLLRLQTQNMQEKIQTTAEDIKVRFEKTAEDLRSTLEEKLGELKNWFQPLVKLFE; encoded by the exons ATGAGGGTCTTTGCAGTGTTTCTCGTGCTGGCTGGCCTGGCTG GCTGCCATTCAAGAAGTGTTCCTCAGGAAGACTTGAAGAGCCCCTGGGAGGTCACGGTCGCCAGGTTCAGCGATTATTATGAGGATCTGAACTCGAAAGCCGACGTCGTGGTGAAGGACGTCAAGAGCTCCGAGATAGGCCGAGAACTGGA CACCCTGATCCAGGAGAGCATGTCCGAGCTGGCCACATACAGGGACGACCTGCAGACCAGGCTGGCTCCCTTAACTCAGGACGCTGCAGAGAAACTGGGCAGAGACCTGCAGAAGCTGTTTGACAAACTGGGCGATCACATGAGCGAGGCCCGGGAGCAGGCGGAGAAGTACACCGAAGAGCTGCAGGCCATGATGGAGCAGAACGCCGACGACGTCAGGGTCAGGGTCACCGCCTACACCCGCAAGATGAAGAAACGCCTCAACAAGGACACGCAGGAGATCAAGAG aCGTGTTTCTGAATTCTTCGATGAGCTTGGGACCCGCAGCTCAAACAACATGGAGGAACTGAGGCAGAATTTTGACCCATATTTTACTCAGGTGCGTGACAACGCTCAGGCAAAGATCACCACCCTGAATGACCTGCTGAGGTTGCAGACGCAGAACATGCAGGAGAAGATTCAGACCACAGCCGAGGACATCAAGGTGCGCTTTGAGAAAACTGCTGAAGACCTGCGCTCCACCCTGGAGGAGAAGCTGGGGGAGCTGAAGAACTGGTTTCAGCCTTTAGTCAAGCTGTTTGAGTGA
- the LOC121958256 gene encoding apolipoprotein A-IV-like → MKFLVVLALAVFTAGCNANVVWQTRPKQQQVDMVKDAFWDYVAKATTTAEDSLKQIRQSELGREVNTLISESTGAVNKLADALRTQVAPLTQNLMTKFTQEAEQLKTRLEKDLSALGTSLQPYAQELVADLQKQVEALKRDAKPYAQTMDAEALKAVLQQKSNELRAKFDKSVSELQAQMVPYTDEIKEKMEQSLEEFQRSMIPMAENFQTQLTQKTQEIQQNLAPYGEEVRSKLDADVQILKRQLNALWQSFTKMAQ, encoded by the exons ATGAAGTTCCTCGTGGTGCTTGCCCTTGCTGTTTTCACCG ctggttgcaatgCCAACGTTGTGTGGCAAACCCGGCCCAAGCAGCAGCAGGTCGACATGGTGAAAGATGCTTTCTGGGACTATGTTGCCAAGGCAACCACGACTGCAGAGGACTCCCTGAAGCAGATCAGACAGTCTGAGCTGGGAAGGGAAGTCAA cacCCTGATCTCCGAGAGCACCGGCGCCGTCAACAAGCTCGCCGACGCTCTCCGTACTCAGGTGGCTCCTCTGACCCAGAACCTCATGACCAAGTTTACCCAGGAGGCCGAGCAGCTTAAGACCCGTCTGGAGAAAGATCTGTCCGCTTTGGGAACCAGCCTGCAGCCATACGCCCAGGAGCTGGTCGCTGACCTCCAGAAGCAGGTGGAGGCTCTGAAGAGGGACGCGAAACCCTACGCTCAGACCATGGACGCCGAGGCCCTGAAGGCCGTCCTGCAGCAGAAGAGCAACGAGCTGCGAGCGAAGTTTGATAAGAGCGTGAGCGAGCTGCAGGCCCAGATGGTCCCTTACACCGACGAGATCAAGGAGAAGATGGAGCAGAGCCTGGAGGAGTTTCAGAGGAGCATGATCCCCATGGCCGAGAACTTCCAGACCCAGCTGACCCAGAAAACCCAGGAGATCCAGCAGAACCTGGCCCCATATGGCGAGGAGGTGAGGTCCAAGCTGGACGCCGACGTGCAGATCCTGAAGAGGCAGCTGAACGCTCTGTGGCAGTCCTTCACTAAGATGGCCCAGTAA
- the tomm40l gene encoding mitochondrial import receptor subunit TOM40B — translation MGSVLAASSPNPAPPASGGAAAAPGLTVPPGFGMPPVSPVIPPAGAASGQEQEAETPLPNPGAFDECHRKCKEVFPMQMEGVRLVVNKGLSNHFQVNHTVLLSTMGDSTYRFGATYVGTKQMGPAEFFPVMVGDMDNSGSLNAQVIHQISSRIRSKLAFQTQQHKFVNWQGDAEFKGEDFTATITLGNPDVLVGSGIVVTHYLQSITSALALGGELVYHRRPGEEGSVMSLVVGRYTGSNYIATLTLGSAGAHASYYHKANDQLQLGVEFEASTRMQDTSVSFGYQLDVPKANLLFKGSVDSNWVVGATLEKKLLPLPLSLVLCTFLNHRKNKFQCGFGVTIG, via the exons ATGGGCAGTGTTTTGGCTGCCAGCTCCCCCAACCCTGCACCACCTGCCTCCGGcggcgctgctgctgctcctgggTTGACGGTGCCGCCTGGCTTTGGGATGCCTCCGGTGTCCCCCGTTATACCCCCTGCCGGGGCCGCCTCGGGACAGGAGCAGGAGGCAGAAACACCTTTGCCTAACCCGGGTGCTTTTGATGAGTGTCATCGCAAGTGCAAAG AGGTTTTCCCCATGCAGATGGAAGGCGTCAGGCTAGTTGTCAACAAGGGCCTTAGCAACCACTTCCAG GTGAATCACACGGTGCTGCTGAGCACCATGGGAGACTCTACCTACAGGTTCGGTGCTACATATGTTGGAACAAAGCAGATGGGTCCAGCGGAG TTTTTTCCAGTCATGGTGGGAGACATGGACAACAGTGGCAGCCTCAACGCGCAGGTCATCCACCAGATCAGCAGCAGGATACGATCCAAACTGGCCTTCCAG ACACAACAGCACAAGTTTGTGAACTGGCAAGGAGACGCTGAGTTCAAGGGAGAAGATTTCACTGCAACGATCACACTTGGAAACCCAGACGTCCTCGTCGGCTCTG GTATTGTTGTAACACACTACCTCCAGTCCATAACGTCGGCTCTGGCTCTGGGAGGGGAGCTGGTTTACCACCGCAGGCCGGGAGAGGAGGGCTCGGTGATGTCTTTAGTAGTCGGCAGATACACAG GCAGTAACTACATCGCCACACTGACGCTCGGCTCGGCGGGAGCTCACGCTTCATACTATCACAAAGCCAACGATCAG CTGCAGCTCGGCGTGGAGTTTGAGGCGAGCACCCGCATGCAGGACACCAGTGTGTCGTTCGGCTACCAGCTAGACGTGCCTAAAGCTAACTTACTGTTTAAAG GTTCGGTGGACAGTAACTGGGTAGTCGGTGCAACGTTAGAAAAGAAGCTGCTCCCGCTGCCGCTCTCTCTGGTCCTCTGCACCTTCCTCAACCACCGCAAGAACAAGTTCCAGTGCGGTTTTGGCGTCACCATCGGTTAA